One Dermacentor andersoni chromosome 6, qqDerAnde1_hic_scaffold, whole genome shotgun sequence genomic window carries:
- the LOC126522822 gene encoding uncharacterized protein yields MASLSEKRLLVGFDDLGIPDWTQVEFLTFSREIRLCSLCGVVSATTATIACQHVLCSFCFRDQGEGPSIVCPIDKVETPTSKAKFERNNTELLLSLRVACVNRRNGCRLLDTLRGMKDHLKQCEFQAVQCQMCGKKIKLHEVPGHARKDCSRIPKSDNSKRATAMPAAQLAGGPMRAAAPKCAGEQTMNMGPMQGPPVKTVPSQVMQPQTMPAQMVMQPMAMTPQAMMTQHLQAPPVVMQQAPWLDEVATMQQKVNKVHEDVRKMATRMQALKDETARELDIFKKELQKMKNEKGDYSVIVNGISGLRSQMKDNMADVTEEFDAIKEDMRVYGASIEDLGALKETMDLRIADVVKNVESLKDSVEAYAKLGTMVAEMKSSIAAIQDMKHVMEFVNDFEQTLLGDITGSSGDKKKAFTQQVEMLKKCVEVIDELKCTVKHKDMEKVVTELRTIKDDLGKYSTLHDRVEGISSDLTGLKAVVKDAGDFARTDSAIIQEYRAELEGYRAEIKLIQEKVHKIDSDIDYLKSTSDNTKDKVGFDEVVTEVSNIKTKLEDFDVLEESLQETKDALLRIDVLSEELNKIREKTNKLEESEIVRKDTTKKLEEATTQLSSLQTVNDSIQRLQTSLQTLNKRFIKKTEELQTSIGATVSEKLEASDKFKELAELKASLAEIKKDVQLLNDSKDSLPAKNTAKQEGLTDVVRDLKNLKASMQTMQESSASMREKAKRYEELRKSVDVIKENMKDYEEFKTDFASLRKTVEEKLKSTEN; encoded by the exons ATGGCCAGCCTGTCCGAGAAGCGGCTGCTGGTCGGCTTCGACGACCTGGGCATCCCCGACTGGACGCAGGTCGAGTTCCTCACCTTCTCGCGGGAGATCCGGCTGTGCTCGCTGTGCGGCGTCGTCTCGGCCACCACGGCCACCATCGCCTGCCAGCATGTCCTCTGCAGCTTCTGCTTCCGCGACCAGGGAGAGGGCCCGAGCATCGTCTGCCCCATTGACAAG GTGGAGACCCCTACCAGCAAGGCCAAGTTTGAACGGAACAACACGGAGCTGCTTCTGTCGCTTCGCGTGGCGTGCGTGAACCGCCGCAATGGATGCCGGCTCCTGGACACGTTGCGGGGCATGAAGGATCACCTCAAGCAGTGCGAGTTCCAGGCCGTCCAATGCCAGATGTGTGGCAAGAAGATTAAGCTTCACGAGGTGCCCGGCCATGCACGCAAGGACTGTTCACGCATTCCAAAGTCTGACAACAGCAAGCGGGCCACCGCTATGCCAGCCGCCCAGCTGGCAGGAGGCCCGATGCGTGCAGCGGCACCAAAATGCGCCGGCGAGCAGACGATGAACATGGGACCAATGCAGGGCCCGCCAGTGAAGACTGTGCCATCTCAGGTCATGCAGCCTCAAACAATGCCGGCACAAATGGTCATGCAACCGATGGCGATGACACCGCAGGCGATGATGACTCAGCATCTCCAGGCGCCGCCTGTCGTCATGCAACAAGCCCCGTGGCTTGATGAAGTTGCCACGATGCAGCAGAAGGTGAATAAGGTGCATGAAGACGTGCGCAAGATGGCCACCAGGATGCAGGCACTCAAGGACGAGACTGCCAGAGAGCTAGACATCTTCAAGAAGGAGTTGCAGAAGATGAAAAATGAGAAAGGAGACTACAGCGTCATAGTCAATGGCATTTCTGGCTTGCGCAGCCAGATGAAGGACAACATGGCAGATGTGACTGAAGAATTTGACGCCATTAAGGAAGACATGAGGGTTTATGGAGCTAGTATTGAAGACTTAGGAGCACTGAAGGAGACCATGGACTTGAGGATTGCAGATGTTGTCAAGAATGTGGAATCACTAAAGGACAGTGTGGAGGCCTATGCAAAACTGGGTACTATGGTGGCTGAGATGAAGAGCTCCATTGCTGCCATTCAGGACATGAAGCATGTGATGGAGTTTGTCAACGACTTTGAACAGACCTTACTTGGAGACATTACGGGAAGCTCTGGTGACAAGAAGAAAGCATTTACTCAACAAGTTGAGATGCTGAAAAAGTGCGTGGAAGTAATTGATGAACTAAAGTGCACTGTCAAGCACAAGGATATGGAGAAAGTTGTCACTGAACTGAGGACCATCAAGGATGATCTGGGAAAGTACAGTACACTTCATGACAGGGTTGAAGGAATATCATCAGATTTAACTGGATTGAAGGCAGTAGTGAAGGATGCTGGTGACTTTGCCAGGACCGATTCTGCAATAATTCAGGAATATCGCGCCGAGCTTGAAGGGTACAGAGCAGAGATCAAACTGATACAAGAAAAAGTGCATAAAATTGATAGTGACATTGATTACCTGAAGAGCACTTCAGACAACACAAAGGATAAAGTTGGATTTGATGAAGTAGTCACTGAAGTGTCAAACATAAAGACGAAACTTGAAGACTTTGATGTCCTGGAGGAATCACTCCAAGAAACAAAGGACGCATTGCTGCGTATTGATGTTCTGTCGGAAGAGCTTAACAAAATCCGTGAGAAGACTAATAAACTTGAAGAAAGCGAAATAGTGAGGAAGGACACAACCAAGAAACTGGAAGAAGCAACAACCCAGCTGTCTTCTCTGCAGACAGTAAATGACAGTATTCAGAGATTGCAAACCAGCCTGCAGACACTAAACAAACGCTTTATTAAGAAGACTGAAGAGCTGCAGACAAGCATTGGAGCTACTGTGTCAGAAAAGCTCGAAGCTTCAGATAAATTCAAGGAACTGGCAGAATTAAAAGCCTCTCTTGCTGAGATAAAGAAGGATGTCCAGCTGTTAAATGACTCGAAAGACTCGTTGCCTGCCAAGAACACTGCTAAGCAAGAAGGCCTCACAGATGTAGTCAGAGACTTGAAGAACCTCAAAGCCAGTATGCAGACAATGCAAGAATCATCTGCGTCAATGCGTGAAAAGGCAAAGCGCTATGAAGAACTGCGAAAGTCGGTTGATGTCATCAAAGAAAACATGAAGGATTATGAGGAGTTCAAGACAGATTTTGCCAGCTTAAGGAAGACTGTAGAAGAAAAACTGAAGAGCACTGAAAACTGA